The following coding sequences are from one Niveibacterium umoris window:
- a CDS encoding GNAT family N-acetyltransferase, whose translation MQATTAATTTYNIHAYPAHLIDAITLPHGERAVLRPVLPQDAALEQKFVAGLSQGARFNRFHGHLSELNERIAMQLTYIDYIHQMGFVVTLREGDDEIVIADACYVLNDDGDTAEFAIAVSDKWQGQGLGTQLIKALSDAARHSGARWLYGEVLASNSNMLALMVQCGFTVRPHPGDDTLVRVERSVNAPCRAHRNPRNTGLLAAISQALPQWLNLGPNAAPARVQQPALSQHPAFGRSYERQLLGPFI comes from the coding sequence ATGCAAGCCACTACCGCAGCCACCACGACCTACAACATCCACGCCTACCCGGCCCACCTGATCGACGCCATCACCCTCCCCCATGGTGAGCGCGCGGTGCTGCGCCCGGTGCTGCCGCAGGACGCGGCACTGGAACAGAAGTTCGTCGCCGGCCTCTCGCAGGGCGCCCGTTTCAACCGCTTTCACGGCCACCTGAGCGAGCTGAACGAACGCATCGCGATGCAGCTCACCTACATCGACTACATCCACCAGATGGGCTTTGTGGTGACCCTGCGCGAGGGCGACGACGAGATCGTGATTGCAGATGCCTGCTACGTCCTCAACGACGACGGTGACACCGCCGAGTTCGCGATCGCGGTGTCCGACAAGTGGCAAGGTCAGGGTCTCGGCACCCAGCTGATCAAGGCGCTGAGCGACGCAGCGCGCCACAGCGGCGCACGTTGGCTGTACGGCGAAGTGCTCGCCAGCAACAGCAACATGCTCGCCCTGATGGTGCAGTGCGGCTTCACGGTGCGCCCGCACCCCGGCGACGACACGCTGGTGCGGGTCGAGCGCAGCGTCAACGCCCCCTGCCGCGCCCACCGCAATCCACGCAACACCGGCCTGCTGGCGGCCATCAGCCAGGCGCTACCCCAATGGCTGAACCTCGGCCCGAACGCGGCACCGGCGCGCGTGCAGCAACCCGCGCTGAGCCAGCATCCCGCCTTCGGCCGCAGCTATGAGCGCCAGTTGCTCGGCCCGTTCATCTGA
- a CDS encoding patatin-like phospholipase family protein: MSLTSARAPHLDPLLARYLHYFLGEIEPAAMSMLLSSLTWIELAGGETLMVQGEPGDTMYLSVSGRLRAYVTGDDGVQRMVREMGRGQIIGEMSLYTDAPRSATVVAVRDSVLVRLDKSAFLALLGSSPQLSLALTRRIILRFQTERQRNPLALPVTIGLFPVTAGIDLAVLGERLAAAMAVHGKVRWVDAATIDRELGETGAANGRADDAQLNRRIATLIDEIEADSDFVLLVSDATATAWTQRCSRHSDEILLFADASQPIAIHPIESACLDNRPQRAEAAQILVLLHAADSPCPRATGQWLARRPVADHVHVRPTLERDIARLARIQARKAVGLVLAGGGARGFAHLGIVRALQERGVEIDCVGGTSMGAVMATLVASDLPLARATEIARRAFRTNPTGDFNWLPMLSLIKGRRLRGIISEAMQQLFGGEIEIEDLWKNAFCVATNYSQAREQPLFRGSLSKSLRASIAIPGALPPVIMDGDLLCDGGTFNNFPVDVMQRMRGVVTVIGVDLNFKKPRRMEFDEVPGTWALLRDRLVPRAMRRYRLPSLSAYLMNVTILYSMSRQGEAQRMTDLYFNPPLERVGLLQWSKFDQIVEQGYAYAVAQLEAEGGAALDALHGTRRAAARPT; this comes from the coding sequence ATGAGTCTGACATCCGCGCGCGCACCGCATCTCGATCCGTTGCTTGCGCGATACCTGCATTACTTTCTCGGCGAGATCGAACCTGCCGCGATGTCCATGCTGCTCTCCAGCCTGACGTGGATCGAACTGGCTGGCGGCGAGACGCTGATGGTGCAGGGCGAGCCGGGTGACACGATGTACCTCTCGGTGAGCGGACGACTGCGCGCCTATGTCACCGGCGACGACGGCGTTCAGCGCATGGTGCGTGAAATGGGACGCGGCCAGATCATCGGCGAGATGAGCCTGTACACCGATGCACCGCGTTCGGCAACGGTGGTGGCGGTGCGCGACTCGGTGCTAGTGCGCCTCGACAAGAGCGCCTTCCTTGCACTGCTTGGCAGCAGCCCGCAGCTGTCGTTGGCGCTGACACGGCGGATCATCCTGCGTTTTCAGACGGAACGGCAACGCAATCCGCTCGCGCTTCCGGTCACCATCGGGCTGTTTCCGGTGACCGCCGGCATCGATCTCGCGGTGCTTGGCGAACGACTGGCGGCGGCCATGGCGGTGCATGGCAAGGTGCGCTGGGTCGATGCGGCGACGATCGATCGCGAACTGGGCGAGACCGGAGCCGCCAACGGTCGCGCGGACGACGCACAGCTCAATCGCCGGATCGCCACCTTGATCGACGAGATCGAGGCCGACAGTGACTTCGTGCTGCTGGTCAGCGACGCGACGGCGACGGCCTGGACGCAGCGCTGCAGCCGCCACAGCGACGAGATCCTGCTGTTCGCCGATGCCTCGCAGCCGATCGCCATTCACCCGATCGAGTCGGCCTGCCTCGATAACCGTCCGCAGCGCGCCGAGGCGGCGCAGATACTCGTGCTGCTGCACGCGGCAGACAGTCCATGTCCGCGGGCAACAGGCCAATGGCTGGCGCGGCGACCGGTTGCCGATCATGTGCATGTGCGACCGACGCTTGAGCGGGACATCGCACGCCTCGCGCGCATCCAGGCACGCAAGGCGGTGGGGCTGGTGCTGGCTGGGGGCGGCGCACGCGGCTTTGCGCATCTTGGCATCGTGCGGGCGCTGCAGGAGCGGGGTGTCGAGATCGACTGCGTGGGCGGCACCAGCATGGGCGCCGTGATGGCGACCCTGGTGGCATCGGATCTGCCGCTCGCGCGCGCCACCGAAATCGCGCGGCGCGCGTTCCGCACCAACCCGACCGGCGACTTCAACTGGCTGCCGATGCTTTCGCTGATCAAGGGCCGGCGTTTGCGCGGCATCATCAGCGAAGCCATGCAACAACTCTTCGGCGGCGAGATCGAGATCGAAGATCTCTGGAAGAACGCCTTCTGCGTTGCCACCAACTACTCACAGGCGCGCGAGCAACCCCTGTTTCGCGGCAGCCTGTCGAAGTCGCTGCGGGCGAGCATCGCGATACCTGGCGCCTTGCCGCCGGTGATCATGGACGGTGACCTGCTGTGCGACGGCGGCACCTTCAACAACTTCCCGGTGGATGTCATGCAGCGCATGCGCGGCGTGGTTACGGTGATCGGCGTCGACCTCAATTTCAAGAAGCCGCGGCGGATGGAGTTCGACGAAGTTCCGGGCACCTGGGCCCTGTTGCGCGACCGCCTGGTGCCGCGTGCGATGCGCCGCTACCGGTTGCCATCGCTGTCGGCTTACCTGATGAATGTCACGATCCTTTACAGCATGTCGCGCCAGGGTGAGGCGCAACGCATGACCGACCTGTATTTCAACCCGCCGCTTGAACGGGTCGGGCTGCTGCAGTGGAGCAAGTTCGACCAGATCGTGGAACAAGGCTACGCATACGCGGTGGCGCAGCTGGAGGCGGAAGGCGGCGCGGCGCTCGATGCCTTGCACGGCACCCGGCGTGCCGCAGCGCGCCCGACCTGA
- a CDS encoding ImpA family metalloprotease, with product MKKADYKILIGRVAASAVLALLVACGGGSDGNSSPGNGSASGGSGQTGTGGGSSTDNGSTSGGSTPGNGGSTAGNLDPNAEPGGIGAGTTTGGTPDDNASSGSGSTTGSGGSAGTDTGSGSGTGTTGGTATGGTNGGGSTTGGNNGGSTSGGTTTGGTATGGTTTGGTTTGGSTGGTTTGGTTTGGATGGGTTTGGTTTGGTATGGTTAGGTTTGGSTGGTTNGGTSTGGTTTGGTTTGGTTTGGSTGGTTTGGTGTPPAPTVSPITKALSSGDPSGLSTANQKDLLSQAISTASALQQWQQGALQGIYGLQLTDLSLNHGTNSSSITATKTTIAAPLILSDNGTGMAAIARVGTGRGLAYGADVLGWMAGTTREQQHLPLFTRAFTWLVTGNGAGKLPATLQVGVAGYDANNVKLFAARAGVNAVLSTCKVDDPTNTCWSSLNLIVFGAKTTDSPGLAALVRRYLEAGKSVIYMHPNWIDSTGGRTVLGAMGMSLGGYPGNYYASAAAVSVGSGRTRADTLARADQFGALITTLGLLQRTDLTLDFTDTTPLKPIDAVMSALASLQSRGINVFADPDSKLYPLLVLWADVQRRSQVYGTPLSSKGDSDDFLRAYASDSWLVFNRTTTTIPPKGAGDYMPAAAASIAVSNSYEDIDVTIAQTSGITLIGRGAIPGKPVTIQIVDAAGATGLGVQTSYVRSYGDPVADKTYARPRRPQSFNIPLTAGTDNSFVTPFGGPLELRYSGATAGTVVKLRIKGAAKYAHFDFTRNPSQAEIDEAVAALKRADFGWQTSKLVGGEIQQTIGYAQKVIGTTDPKVYVVDRIKGILFDSNHYANGYNNMPMSALAQNVCTQLGWTCDGPLHRAPNVQHFIGWIAACGFLCSGNPSDGFAGIDVGWGWAHELGHNTVQRVMHIAPNGKGCVVECDNNILASATMLREYALIGVDTGHNLDHTGLYADIVANRGTGLADEALRADMEVRLWQGASQDPMRAVHFQMAFQYAKLRAGLAKPTMDSTLEFFQLLTKADRLVAKAWDANNKGKYGMGRFANNTISNEDLFYVLSSKIIGQDMRKHFAMYGIPLSQTALDSISDLGLPAATRGFYALANGKHNQLATGQWLDIETSMPAYPF from the coding sequence ATGAAAAAAGCTGACTACAAAATCCTGATCGGTCGTGTAGCCGCGTCGGCAGTCTTGGCGCTCCTCGTCGCCTGTGGTGGCGGCTCGGACGGAAATTCCAGCCCCGGAAACGGCTCTGCCAGTGGCGGCAGCGGCCAGACCGGGACCGGTGGCGGCAGCTCGACCGACAACGGCAGCACCTCGGGGGGCAGCACGCCGGGAAACGGTGGCTCGACGGCCGGCAACTTGGACCCGAACGCGGAACCGGGCGGGATCGGCGCTGGCACCACGACCGGAGGGACGCCGGACGACAATGCTTCGAGCGGCAGCGGCAGTACCACGGGTTCGGGCGGCAGCGCCGGCACCGATACCGGGTCGGGTAGCGGCACGGGAACGACTGGCGGCACCGCGACGGGAGGCACCAATGGCGGTGGCTCGACAACAGGTGGCAATAACGGCGGGAGCACCTCGGGAGGTACAACGACCGGCGGAACAGCGACTGGTGGTACGACCACCGGTGGCACTACCACAGGCGGTTCGACTGGCGGCACTACGACAGGCGGCACCACCACGGGCGGGGCAACTGGCGGCGGCACCACGACGGGCGGAACCACGACCGGCGGAACCGCGACTGGTGGTACGACCGCCGGTGGCACCACCACAGGCGGTTCGACGGGCGGAACCACGAATGGTGGTACGAGTACCGGAGGCACGACCACGGGCGGAACCACCACCGGAGGCACGACCACCGGCGGTTCGACTGGCGGCACCACGACCGGCGGCACCGGCACCCCGCCCGCGCCCACGGTTAGCCCGATCACCAAGGCGCTGAGCAGCGGTGACCCGAGCGGCCTGAGCACGGCCAACCAGAAAGACCTGCTCTCGCAGGCCATCAGCACCGCCAGCGCGCTTCAGCAATGGCAGCAGGGCGCACTTCAGGGCATCTATGGCCTGCAGCTGACTGACCTGAGCCTGAACCACGGCACCAACAGCAGCTCGATCACCGCGACCAAGACGACGATCGCCGCGCCCCTGATCCTGTCCGACAACGGCACAGGCATGGCGGCCATCGCGCGTGTCGGCACCGGCCGGGGCCTTGCCTACGGAGCGGACGTGCTCGGGTGGATGGCCGGCACGACCCGCGAGCAGCAACATCTTCCGCTGTTCACGCGTGCATTCACCTGGCTGGTGACCGGCAACGGCGCTGGCAAGTTACCGGCCACGCTGCAGGTTGGCGTTGCAGGTTACGACGCCAACAACGTCAAGCTCTTCGCCGCACGAGCCGGCGTGAACGCGGTGCTGAGTACCTGCAAGGTCGACGACCCGACCAACACCTGCTGGAGCTCGCTGAACCTGATCGTATTCGGCGCGAAGACGACTGACAGCCCCGGGCTCGCCGCGCTCGTGCGCCGCTACCTCGAGGCCGGCAAGTCGGTGATCTACATGCACCCGAACTGGATCGACTCCACAGGCGGCCGCACCGTGCTCGGTGCGATGGGCATGTCTCTGGGCGGCTACCCGGGCAACTATTACGCCTCGGCCGCTGCTGTATCAGTCGGCTCAGGACGCACCCGGGCCGACACTCTGGCGCGAGCCGACCAGTTCGGCGCGCTGATCACCACCCTCGGCCTGCTGCAGCGCACCGACCTGACGCTGGACTTTACCGATACCACGCCGCTGAAGCCGATCGACGCGGTGATGAGCGCGTTGGCGAGTTTGCAGTCGCGCGGCATCAACGTATTTGCCGACCCGGACAGCAAGCTCTACCCGCTGCTCGTGCTGTGGGCGGACGTGCAGCGCCGCAGCCAGGTCTATGGCACGCCGCTGTCAAGCAAGGGCGATTCGGACGACTTCCTGCGCGCCTACGCGTCGGACTCGTGGTTGGTGTTCAACCGCACCACGACCACCATTCCGCCCAAGGGCGCCGGCGATTACATGCCGGCCGCCGCAGCCAGCATCGCGGTGAGCAACAGCTACGAAGACATCGACGTGACCATTGCGCAGACCAGCGGCATCACGCTGATCGGCCGCGGCGCGATCCCGGGCAAGCCGGTGACGATCCAGATCGTCGATGCCGCCGGTGCGACCGGCTTGGGCGTGCAGACGAGCTATGTGCGCAGCTACGGCGATCCGGTTGCCGACAAGACCTACGCCCGTCCGCGTCGTCCGCAATCCTTCAACATCCCGCTCACGGCAGGCACCGACAACAGCTTCGTGACCCCGTTCGGTGGTCCGCTCGAACTGCGGTATAGCGGCGCTACCGCCGGTACGGTGGTGAAGCTGCGCATCAAGGGCGCCGCGAAGTATGCGCACTTCGATTTCACCCGCAATCCCTCGCAGGCGGAGATTGACGAGGCGGTGGCCGCGCTCAAACGCGCCGACTTCGGCTGGCAGACCAGCAAACTGGTCGGCGGCGAGATCCAGCAAACGATTGGTTACGCACAGAAGGTCATCGGCACCACCGACCCGAAGGTGTACGTGGTCGACCGCATCAAGGGCATCCTCTTCGACAGCAACCACTATGCCAACGGCTACAACAACATGCCGATGTCGGCGCTGGCCCAGAACGTCTGCACCCAGCTTGGCTGGACCTGCGATGGCCCCTTGCACCGCGCACCGAACGTGCAGCACTTCATCGGCTGGATTGCGGCCTGCGGCTTCCTGTGTTCAGGGAATCCGTCGGATGGTTTTGCCGGCATCGACGTCGGCTGGGGCTGGGCGCACGAGCTGGGCCATAACACGGTGCAGCGCGTGATGCACATCGCGCCGAACGGCAAGGGCTGCGTCGTCGAGTGCGACAACAACATCCTCGCCAGCGCAACGATGCTGCGCGAATACGCGCTGATTGGCGTCGATACCGGTCACAACCTGGACCACACCGGGCTCTACGCCGACATCGTTGCCAACCGGGGCACCGGTCTGGCCGACGAGGCCCTGCGCGCCGACATGGAAGTGCGCCTGTGGCAGGGCGCAAGCCAGGACCCGATGCGTGCCGTGCATTTCCAGATGGCCTTCCAGTACGCCAAGCTGCGCGCCGGACTGGCGAAGCCGACGATGGATAGCACGCTGGAATTCTTCCAGCTGCTGACCAAAGCCGACCGCCTTGTCGCCAAAGCCTGGGACGCCAACAACAAGGGCAAGTACGGGATGGGGCGCTTCGCCAACAACACCATCAGCAACGAAGACCTGTTCTACGTACTGAGTTCGAAGATCATCGGCCAGGACATGCGCAAGCACTTCGCGATGTACGGCATCCCGTTGAGCCAGACCGCGCTGGACTCGATCTCCGACCTCGGCCTGCCGGCGGCGACCCGCGGTTTCTACGCGCTGGCCAACGGCAAGCATAACCAGCTGGCGACGGGACAGTGGCTGGACATCGAGACCAGCATGCCGGCATATCCGTTCTGA
- a CDS encoding diguanylate cyclase, whose translation MSRKIGLRTAAIVLAVSGVVGVGFTIGSIQYQQEQERAEVNRQVETLLDAISGTASAACFVSDKQLASETLAGLGGTRIIHRAAIRTREGVMAVAGGRSMPSNPVITRAVNSPFSKTETVCQIEVELNDSHLRQRRFDVASRTAAMQGLQVLAVAIAVLLAVAMAVTRPIRRISLELHRIEGRPGGAVAIPPGHEHDELGSLVVDTNRLIDGMSRLITSERHLRELRERDEQRLRLIIENAETGIFTLDAEARMESWNPACVRVLGGPTRHDAHPTLEELLPELAAQIAALRQRVFERERSASGDFELRDAIGVSRWIQLVLTPSGEGTMQGLANDITDRKRAEAEAQELAVTDNLTGVLNRLGFERALKDRVASHARDRQDGFTIAMIDLDWFKQVNDTYGHDAGDHVLRTVSARLKRGLRRTDTLARLGGDEFVIVLDGVTDEATAVTILHKIRNTVLEPIELDGGAIAHVGASIGLTIANDELCGAEELLRRADVAMYEVKKAGRNDVRVTSFPHAANETSHRSPADSRTI comes from the coding sequence TTGTCCCGCAAGATCGGACTTCGTACTGCGGCAATCGTGCTGGCAGTGTCGGGTGTCGTTGGCGTGGGCTTCACGATTGGCTCGATCCAGTACCAGCAGGAACAGGAGCGCGCCGAGGTCAATCGCCAGGTCGAGACCTTGCTTGACGCCATTTCTGGCACCGCGAGCGCTGCATGTTTCGTGTCCGACAAACAACTCGCCAGCGAGACGCTCGCCGGCCTGGGCGGCACCCGCATCATCCATCGCGCCGCGATTCGTACGCGCGAAGGTGTCATGGCGGTGGCGGGTGGCCGCAGCATGCCGAGCAATCCGGTCATCACGCGTGCAGTGAATTCGCCGTTCTCGAAAACTGAGACGGTCTGCCAGATCGAGGTCGAGCTCAATGACTCGCACCTGCGCCAGCGCCGTTTCGATGTCGCGAGTCGCACGGCAGCCATGCAAGGCTTGCAGGTGCTGGCAGTTGCGATTGCGGTGCTGCTTGCGGTCGCAATGGCTGTGACACGTCCGATCCGCCGTATTTCGCTTGAGTTGCACCGGATCGAGGGCCGGCCCGGCGGCGCGGTGGCGATCCCGCCCGGGCACGAACATGACGAGCTCGGCAGTCTGGTTGTCGACACCAACCGCCTGATTGATGGCATGTCGCGCCTTATTACTTCAGAGCGACACTTGCGTGAATTGCGCGAGCGCGATGAGCAGCGCTTGCGACTGATCATCGAGAACGCGGAGACCGGTATCTTCACGCTCGACGCCGAGGCCCGCATGGAATCCTGGAATCCCGCTTGCGTGCGGGTGCTGGGGGGGCCCACCCGGCACGACGCGCACCCGACACTCGAGGAACTGCTCCCGGAGCTGGCGGCACAGATCGCGGCCCTGCGACAGCGCGTTTTCGAGCGCGAACGCTCCGCCTCCGGTGACTTCGAGTTGCGTGACGCGATCGGCGTTTCACGCTGGATACAGCTCGTGCTGACGCCGTCAGGCGAGGGCACGATGCAGGGGCTTGCCAACGACATCACCGACCGCAAACGCGCCGAGGCCGAAGCGCAGGAACTCGCGGTGACCGATAACCTGACCGGGGTTCTGAACCGACTCGGATTCGAACGCGCCTTGAAGGATCGCGTGGCGTCCCACGCGCGTGATCGGCAAGACGGCTTCACGATCGCGATGATCGACCTCGACTGGTTCAAACAGGTGAACGACACCTACGGTCACGATGCGGGCGACCATGTTCTTCGGACCGTTTCGGCACGCCTCAAACGTGGCCTGCGTCGCACCGACACGCTGGCGCGACTTGGCGGTGACGAGTTCGTGATCGTGCTCGACGGCGTCACCGACGAGGCCACCGCCGTGACGATCCTCCACAAGATCCGCAATACCGTGCTGGAACCGATCGAACTCGATGGCGGCGCGATCGCGCACGTCGGTGCGAGTATCGGGCTCACGATTGCGAACGACGAACTCTGCGGCGCTGAGGAGTTGCTGCGCCGGGCAGATGTCGCCATGTATGAAGTCAAGAAGGCCGGACGCAATGATGTCCGTGTGACATCGTTCCCGCATGCTGCGAACGAGACTTCGCATCGGTCTCCGGCGGATTCCCGCACGATCTAG
- a CDS encoding helix-turn-helix domain-containing protein produces MSDELEHDYVPEMRHYQPFFLRYRDQPVRLSILQSHFGLVRVSPSDARPLSAETALQMSEWLHANGDPHAFAWLASELDMGAGDGLVYYLRAHDSLEAALEEFTRLTALLLPDGRIAWSSDGHRLHITLAPVRQATRLGVRLRYESILVWFVRVLNYVTSSELPISQIQVMSHEGANPAVLATYLGVRPSLGGEEFVLEYPAEVLKIHLPGASAALRNTIRPLYDQRLTLTKKDHGNTTRVASRVANWMSKLDDLSDANLDAAASALAVGASTLRRQLAEQGCRFSALLAAMRAHQAMNAILGSDEKMESLAQRLGYADRNTFERAFRERFDVTPALCRRAARELLSARRFATWSAPQNWSRHSPSLARLRSALADGSGDANTWLESLERDPVLLLRILAHCAEPAQGASETCIVDTELLASLSPRTLLTLVEACVPMASGTRAMPTQEGEDIWRCGELASRAARLIAGQLAPADAPVIALAAFAHNLGALVIPAQADAVVEGIDCTWLLLAAWHVPAQLLRFLRARHAPMDAAGEALALAIAWAEAATTGKAAKRRAEVEARIAARLNWDLADALTDLLHADSGAALSEQE; encoded by the coding sequence ATGAGCGACGAACTCGAGCATGATTACGTGCCGGAGATGCGGCACTACCAGCCATTTTTTCTGCGCTACCGCGATCAGCCGGTTCGATTGAGCATTCTTCAGTCTCATTTCGGACTGGTAAGAGTCAGCCCTTCCGACGCACGTCCGCTGAGTGCCGAAACCGCGCTTCAGATGAGTGAATGGCTCCACGCGAACGGCGACCCGCACGCGTTCGCCTGGCTTGCTTCCGAGTTGGACATGGGCGCCGGAGACGGGCTGGTTTACTACCTCCGCGCACATGACAGTCTGGAAGCCGCGCTTGAGGAATTCACGCGCCTTACCGCCTTGCTGCTGCCCGACGGGCGGATCGCCTGGAGCAGCGACGGCCATCGCCTGCACATCACCCTGGCGCCGGTGCGGCAAGCGACGCGACTGGGCGTGCGCTTGCGTTACGAATCGATCCTGGTTTGGTTTGTGCGCGTGCTCAACTACGTCACCAGCTCGGAATTGCCGATTTCGCAGATACAGGTGATGTCCCACGAGGGCGCCAACCCGGCGGTTCTGGCTACGTACCTGGGTGTGAGGCCCTCCCTTGGCGGCGAGGAATTCGTCCTGGAGTACCCCGCCGAAGTATTGAAGATCCACTTGCCGGGTGCGAGTGCCGCCTTGCGCAACACGATTCGCCCGCTCTACGACCAACGCCTCACCCTTACGAAAAAGGACCATGGCAATACGACCCGGGTCGCAAGCAGGGTCGCGAACTGGATGTCGAAGCTCGATGACCTGAGCGACGCCAACCTCGACGCGGCTGCAAGCGCCTTGGCGGTTGGCGCGAGCACGCTGCGTCGCCAGCTGGCGGAACAGGGTTGCCGCTTCTCCGCCCTGCTCGCCGCCATGCGCGCGCATCAGGCGATGAACGCGATTCTCGGCTCGGACGAAAAGATGGAGAGCCTCGCGCAACGGCTTGGCTATGCCGATCGCAATACCTTCGAGCGCGCCTTCCGCGAGCGCTTCGATGTCACGCCTGCGCTATGCCGGCGCGCCGCACGCGAGTTGCTGTCCGCCCGACGTTTCGCAACTTGGAGTGCCCCCCAGAACTGGTCGCGCCACAGTCCCTCGCTTGCGCGATTGAGAAGCGCCCTCGCCGACGGCAGCGGCGATGCCAACACCTGGCTCGAATCGCTCGAGCGCGATCCTGTGCTCCTGTTGCGAATCCTCGCCCATTGCGCGGAACCGGCACAGGGCGCGAGCGAGACCTGCATTGTGGACACGGAACTGCTTGCGTCGCTGTCGCCACGGACGCTCCTGACCCTGGTCGAAGCATGCGTCCCGATGGCGAGTGGCACGCGGGCAATGCCGACGCAAGAGGGAGAAGACATCTGGCGTTGCGGCGAACTTGCGTCCCGCGCGGCGCGACTGATCGCCGGGCAACTCGCGCCGGCAGACGCGCCCGTTATCGCCCTCGCCGCCTTTGCACACAACCTCGGGGCCCTAGTGATCCCCGCGCAGGCGGATGCCGTCGTCGAGGGCATTGATTGCACCTGGTTGCTGCTGGCGGCGTGGCATGTACCCGCGCAACTGCTGCGCTTCTTGCGCGCCCGCCATGCCCCCATGGACGCCGCGGGCGAAGCGCTGGCGCTAGCGATCGCGTGGGCGGAGGCAGCAACAACCGGCAAGGCCGCGAAGAGGCGCGCCGAGGTCGAAGCTCGGATTGCGGCACGGCTCAATTGGGATCTTGCTGACGCGCTGACAGACCTGCTACATGCTGATTCCGGCGCCGCGTTGAGCGAACAGGAGTGA
- a CDS encoding sensor histidine kinase has protein sequence MSLRFHTLEGLLSALVGGTALVLAIVAGLFVYVMQYRHSAQESAEMVQSLVATVERSAAVAAFAGNIEIANDVVSGLLNNEVVASARLIGNNSTLAFRKRAGATEISGIQQYPIRSPFLSTEQVGTLEVGANADWVADRARQSALELVAWIFGLICLSALISMQIIRQVLSRNLARVTQQIGEIEPGSSARVQCPPLLQATEVGALIGTFNQLLDRIAVSIETERGLRVGVEESARELQATQLELMRSEKMAALGSLVEGVSLELSKPIDISLAVATTLVERSGEISKIAASGIKRSDLDGFIADAKCGADFLLRNVQRVSDFLKNFRSVAVEIRSEKPQVFDLRQIVEDTVATIREGRGDSAYAIVVDVPKDLTLLSYPDPLSQALSNLVENAIVHGFAGRSAGTVTVRGWRVDVHNVRISVGDNGCGIPAANLPRIFEPFFTTKFGIGGSGLGLYVVRNIVENVLGGGVRAESEDGKGTTLTLDIPMRARD, from the coding sequence ATGAGCCTGCGTTTTCACACCCTCGAAGGGCTGCTGTCCGCGCTCGTTGGCGGAACGGCGTTGGTGCTTGCGATCGTCGCAGGCCTTTTCGTCTATGTGATGCAGTACCGGCATTCGGCGCAGGAAAGCGCAGAAATGGTGCAGAGTCTGGTGGCGACGGTGGAGCGATCAGCGGCGGTGGCCGCCTTTGCCGGCAATATCGAAATCGCAAATGACGTGGTGTCCGGTCTGCTCAACAATGAGGTGGTTGCGAGCGCCAGGTTGATCGGCAACAACAGCACACTCGCGTTTCGCAAGCGGGCTGGTGCTACCGAAATTTCGGGTATCCAGCAATACCCGATTCGCTCACCTTTCCTCAGCACCGAACAAGTTGGCACCCTGGAGGTTGGGGCGAATGCCGATTGGGTTGCTGATCGCGCCCGACAGTCGGCACTCGAACTGGTCGCATGGATATTCGGTCTGATCTGTCTGAGTGCGCTCATTTCGATGCAGATCATCCGCCAAGTCTTGTCGCGCAATCTTGCACGGGTTACGCAGCAGATCGGGGAAATCGAACCTGGCAGTTCTGCGCGTGTGCAGTGCCCGCCATTGCTTCAAGCAACTGAAGTGGGAGCCCTGATCGGCACGTTCAACCAGCTTCTGGATCGCATTGCTGTCAGCATTGAAACCGAGCGTGGCCTGCGGGTCGGCGTCGAGGAGAGCGCACGTGAGTTGCAGGCCACTCAGCTTGAGTTGATGCGCTCCGAGAAGATGGCGGCGCTCGGGTCGCTGGTGGAAGGGGTTTCGCTGGAACTCAGCAAGCCGATTGACATCAGTCTGGCAGTCGCGACGACGCTCGTAGAACGCTCAGGCGAAATCAGCAAGATCGCCGCCAGTGGCATCAAGCGATCGGATCTGGATGGATTCATTGCTGACGCCAAGTGTGGCGCCGATTTCCTTCTGCGCAACGTACAGCGCGTCTCGGATTTCCTGAAGAACTTCAGGAGTGTGGCGGTCGAGATCCGGAGTGAAAAACCGCAAGTCTTCGATCTGCGTCAGATCGTGGAAGATACCGTGGCGACCATTCGGGAGGGGCGCGGTGACAGCGCCTATGCGATCGTCGTCGACGTCCCCAAGGACCTGACCTTGTTGAGCTATCCTGATCCGCTCAGTCAAGCGCTTTCCAATCTCGTCGAGAACGCGATTGTCCACGGCTTCGCGGGGCGGTCCGCCGGCACCGTGACCGTGCGCGGCTGGCGGGTTGATGTGCACAATGTGCGGATCTCGGTGGGCGACAATGGCTGCGGCATTCCGGCAGCCAATCTGCCGCGCATTTTCGAGCCTTTTTTCACCACCAAGTTCGGTATTGGCGGGTCCGGCCTGGGTTTGTATGTGGTGCGCAATATCGTTGAGAACGTGCTCGGTGGCGGCGTTCGTGCCGAGAGCGAGGACGGCAAGGGCACCACGCTGACCCTCGATATTCCAATGCGCGCGCGGGACTAA